A genome region from Rhinopithecus roxellana isolate Shanxi Qingling chromosome 10, ASM756505v1, whole genome shotgun sequence includes the following:
- the NINJ2 gene encoding ninjurin-2 isoform X2, with product MMYMPGSSDPRRNQPINLNHYATKKSVAESMLDVALFMSNAMRLKAVLEQGPSSHYYITLVTLLSLSLLLQVAIGVLLVVIARLNLNEVEKQWRLNQLNNVATILVFFTVVINVFITAFGAHKTGFLTARASRNPL from the exons CCTGGAAGCTCCGACCCCAGGAGGAACCAGCCCATCAACCTGAACCATTATGCCACCAAGAAGAGCGTGGCGGAGAGCATGCTGGACGTGGCCCTGTTCATGTCCAACGCCATGCGGCTGAAGGCAGTGCTGGAGCAGGGACCGTCCTCTCACTACTACATCACCCTGgtcacccttctcagcctctctctGCTCCTGCAGGTGGCCATTGGCGTCCTGCTCGTGGTCATCG CGCGGCTGAACCTGAATGAGGTAGAAAAGCAGTGGCGACTCAACCAGCTCAACAACGTGGCCACCATCTTGGTCTTCTTCACCGTGGTCATCAATGTTTTCATTACAGCTTTTGGGGCACACAAGACAGGCTTCCTGACTGCCAgagcctcaagaaatcctctctGA
- the NINJ2 gene encoding ninjurin-2 isoform X3 has translation MLDVALFMSNAMRLKAVLEQGPSSHYYITLVTLLSLSLLLQVAIGVLLVVIARLNLNEVEKQWRLNQLNNVATILVFFTVVINVFITAFGAHKTGFLTARASRNPL, from the exons ATGCTGGACGTGGCCCTGTTCATGTCCAACGCCATGCGGCTGAAGGCAGTGCTGGAGCAGGGACCGTCCTCTCACTACTACATCACCCTGgtcacccttctcagcctctctctGCTCCTGCAGGTGGCCATTGGCGTCCTGCTCGTGGTCATCG CGCGGCTGAACCTGAATGAGGTAGAAAAGCAGTGGCGACTCAACCAGCTCAACAACGTGGCCACCATCTTGGTCTTCTTCACCGTGGTCATCAATGTTTTCATTACAGCTTTTGGGGCACACAAGACAGGCTTCCTGACTGCCAgagcctcaagaaatcctctctGA